Part of the Cereibacter sphaeroides 2.4.1 genome, TGTCTCCGACCTGACCGCCCGACTCGGCATAGAAGGGCGTCTGGTTCAGGATGATCTGCACCGTCTGGCCCGCGCCGGCCGAGGCCGTCTCGGCCCCCGCGGCGACCAGCGCCAGCACCTGGCCCTCCGCCTGTTCGGTGTCGTAGCCGAGAAATTCGGTCGCGCCATGGGTCTCGGCCAGATCGAACCAGATCGCGGCATCCTTGGTCTCGCCCGATCCCGACCAGCTCGCGCGCGCCTTGGCCTTCTGCTCCGCCATCGCGGCCTCGAAGCCCTCGACATCCACCTTGCGCCCCTTCTCGCGCAGCGCATCCTGCGTAAGATCGAGCGGGAAGCCGTAGGTGTCGTAGAGCTTGAACGCGGCTTCGCCCGGCAGGGGCGAGCCCTCCGGCAGATGGCCGAGTTCATCCTCGAGCAGCCGCAGCCCGCGCTCGAGCGTCTGGCGGAATCGCGTCTCCTCGAGCTTCAGCGTCTCCTCGATCAGCGCCTGACCGCGCGTGAGCTCCGGATAGGCTGCGCCCATCTGCCGCACGAGGGCCGGCACGAGGCGGTGCATCACCGGATCCTGCGCCCCCAGCAGATGCGCGTGACGCATGGCGCGCCGCATGATCCGCCGCAGCACATAGCCGCGCCCCTCGTTCGAGGGCATCACCCCGTCCGCGATCAGGAAGGAGGTCGAGCGCAGATGGTCGGCGATGACCCGGTGGTGGGTCTTGCCGGGGCCGTCCGGATCGGTCGAGGTCGCGTGGGCCGAGGCCTCGATCAGGCTGCGCATCAGATCGGTGTCGTAGTTGTCGTGCTTGCCCTGCAGGAGAGCGCCGATCCGCTCGAGCCCCATGCCGGTGTCGATCGACTGCTTGGGCAGTGGCGTCATCGATCCGTCCGGATGCTGCTCGTTCTGCATGAAGACGAGGTTCCAGATCTCGATGAACCGGTCGCCATCCTCGTCCGCCGAGCCCGGGGGACCGCCCCAAATCGAGGGGCCGTGGTCGAAGAAGATCTCGGTGCAGGGCCCGCAGGGCCCGGTCGGGCCCATCATCCAGAAATTGTCGTTGGTAGGAATGCGGATGATCCGCTCGTCGGGCAGGCCTGCGACCTTCTTCCAGATCTCGGCCGCCTCATCGTCCGTGTGGTAGACGGTGACGAGGAGCTTCTCCTTCGGGATGTCGAAGTCCTTGGTCAGCAACTCCCAGGCGAAGGGGATCGCGTCCGACTTGAAATAGTCGCCGAAGGAGAAGTTCCCCAGCATCTCGAAGAAGGTGTGGTGCCGCGCGGTGTAGCCCACATTGTCGAGGTCATTGTGCTTGCCGCCCGCGCGGACGCATTTCTGCGCCGTGGTCGCGCGGGTGTAGTCGCGGTGCTCGAGACCCGTGAAGCAGTTCTTGAACTGCACCATGCCCGAGTTGGTGAACATCAGCGTCGGGTCATTGCGCGGGACGAGCGGGCTCGACTCCACGACCCGGTGGCCGTTGCGTCGGAAATAATCGAGGAACGTCGAGCGGATATCGTTCAAGGACGGCATGAGGAAGCCTCTGTCAGGCAGATCTGCGGTTCGCCGTCTCGTTTAGCCCTGCGCGCCGAGGCTGTCCACCTCGACGCGCGCGAGCGTCACATGTCCACCAGATCGTCGCCCTTGCCGTCTTCCCCGGTCGAGAAGTCCAGCCCATGCGAGGCGCGAATCCGATCTTCGATATCGCCGGCAACCGTGGGGTTCGCGCGCAGGAAGGCCTTGGCATTCTCGCGCCCCTGCCCGATCCGCTCGTCGCCGTAG contains:
- the alaS gene encoding alanine--tRNA ligase is translated as MPSLNDIRSTFLDYFRRNGHRVVESSPLVPRNDPTLMFTNSGMVQFKNCFTGLEHRDYTRATTAQKCVRAGGKHNDLDNVGYTARHHTFFEMLGNFSFGDYFKSDAIPFAWELLTKDFDIPKEKLLVTVYHTDDEAAEIWKKVAGLPDERIIRIPTNDNFWMMGPTGPCGPCTEIFFDHGPSIWGGPPGSADEDGDRFIEIWNLVFMQNEQHPDGSMTPLPKQSIDTGMGLERIGALLQGKHDNYDTDLMRSLIEASAHATSTDPDGPGKTHHRVIADHLRSTSFLIADGVMPSNEGRGYVLRRIMRRAMRHAHLLGAQDPVMHRLVPALVRQMGAAYPELTRGQALIEETLKLEETRFRQTLERGLRLLEDELGHLPEGSPLPGEAAFKLYDTYGFPLDLTQDALREKGRKVDVEGFEAAMAEQKAKARASWSGSGETKDAAIWFDLAETHGATEFLGYDTEQAEGQVLALVAAGAETASAGAGQTVQIILNQTPFYAESGGQVGDTGELRTDTGRARITDVKKGQGLFLHFAEVVEGEIRQGQGATLVVDHARRSAIRANHSATHLLHEALRRALGDHVAQRGSLNAPDRLRFDFSHSRALSPEELAAVEAEVNGFIRSNGAVETRIMSPDDARALGAQALFGEKYGDEVRVVSMGTLAGSGKGTDGQTYSLELCGGTHVSRLGDIGLCVILGDSASSAGVRRIEALTGEGALAYLNEQMKRLTDVAAALKAAPAELVDRVKALVEERRQLQNEVAQLRREAAMGGGAASEAKEIGGVKFLAQVVQGVPGKDMPGLIDEMKARVGSGAVLLISDTGGKAALAAGVTPDLTDRLSAVTLVKAAAEALGGRGGGGRPDMAQAGAADASQADAAIRAAEAVMGG